GCGGAGCTCCGGCGCATCCTGTCGACCGGGGGCGAGCTGGACACACCCGCGCGGCAGCTCGCCCGCTACATTGCACGGGTGGCGGAGACGTACTTCCCGAACCTGAGGGTGGAGATCATCTACCGGCTTGACCGCTTCGGCCGTGGAGGACACCACACCCCGTTCTTCCTCGCGGGCTTCCCGGCGGCCGTGCGCCTCATGGAAGCACACGAGAACTACACCCGCCAGCACCAGGACCTGCGCGTCGAGGATGGCGTGCGATATGGCGACGTGATCGAGGGGGTGAACTTCGACTACGCCGCGTCGATAACCGCTCTCGATGCGGCGACGCTCGCGTCGCTGGCATGGGCCCCGCCAGCGCCCTCGGGTGTCTCGATTCGCGGCGCGGTCGAGCCCTCGACGACACTGCGATGGAGGCCGGTTGAAGCTCCCGATCTGGCAGGCTACCGCGTCTTCTGGCGCAGGCCCACAGAGGCCGGCTGGACCCGCTCCATGTGGGTGGGCAACGTAACCGAGTACACGCTCGAGAACGTCATCATCGACAACTATTTCTTCGGCGTGGCTGCGGTCGACGTCGAGGGTCACCAGAGTCTGGTGATCTTCCCGGGGCAGGAGCTGTGGGCCGACGAGGTGAGCGCGGAGCAGTAGAACGGGGCGGCATCTCGCCTTCCTGGGAGCCAGTACCGGCGACCGAGAGAGCGGCGCGCCGAGTGGCGCGCCGGGCAGGTTATTCGTCGTCGTCCTCGATGCTGCCGAATCCGCCTTCTCCCTCCTCCTCGATCAGGTCGGTGAGCTGCGCGCCCCAGGCACGCTCGAGGTGCTTGCGCACGCGGGAGAACCGCTGGATGACCTCGGCCATCTCCGGCGTGACGAAGAGCTCAGTCACGTCCGCGCGCTTGTAGGAGGGTCCTGCCTCTTCGAGAAAGGCCTTCAGCTCTTCGATGATGTCGTCGAGCTCGTTGAGCATCTCGTTGGGGAAGTGGCCCTCGTCGAGAGCCACCGCGGAGTCGGTCCACTCGTGGACCTGCACGGCCAGGGCGTCGAAGCGCTGGTCCAGCTCCGATTGGTTCATTCCGTCCGTTTCCTTCCTGCTAGCTGAAGTTCGACTGAGTCGCGCCGAAGGGCAGATTCGTCAGCCCTGCTACGACTTGCTTACACCCTATGAGCCTCGCGAACGCGCTGCAAGGGCGATCGGCGCGGCTCTTTCGGGCCGCCCGGGGGTATAGCGTTCCCCTGTCCCGCTTCCGTTCCCCGGGGACGCGCAAGCGACCGGCGCGCAGCGGCCTCCGAAAGGAGCATCGGCCCCTCGGCGCGCCGGGATGAACGAACAGAATCGCTGATTACGATGACGTCTGATTACATGGTCCGTGCCACCGCTCTCGGCGGCAAGGTCCGGGCATTCTCGATGTCGGGGACGGGGCTCGTGGAGGAGCTGCGGCGCCGCCACGACACCTCCCCGGTGGTGACCGCGGCGATCGGACGCACCGCGATGGGGGCGCTCCTGCTTGCCGCCGCCTCGCTGAAGGAGGCGCACCAGGTGCTGACGGTGGATGTCCGCGGAGGTGGCCCGGCAGGACGCATTCTCGCGACCGCCACCGGCTTGGGCGAAGTGCGGGGGCTGGTCGGTAACCCGCACGCCCACGCAGAGAGCATACGCCCGGGCAAGCTCAACGTCCGCGGGGTGGTCGGCACCAACGGCTACCTGGCAGTGACCAAGGATCTGGGAATGCGGGAGCCGTACAGCGGCATGGTAGAGCTGCTCAGCGGTGAGATCGGCGATGACCTGGCTCATTATCTGGTACGCAGCGAGCAGACGCCCTCCGCCGTGGGCGTGGGCGTCTTCGTGGTGCCGGAAGGCTTCGTGGAGGCGGCGGGCGGCTTTCTCGTCCAGCTCCTGCCGGGCCTGAGCGAAGCCGAGGCGGCGCAGATCGAGGAGGAGATCGCGAAGCTCCCTCACCCCACGCGCCTGATCCGCGACGGCCTCAGTCCGGAAGAGATCCTGAAAAGGATCTTCGGCGACGAGGTCGAGCCCCTGGATCGCTACCCCGTGCGCTTCGCCTGCCCGTGCTCGCGCGAGCGTTTCCAGGCGGCGATCGTCACCCTAGGGAGCGAGGAGATCGAGCGGATCATCGCCGAGGAAGAGAACGACCGGACCGAGGTGGTCTGCCACTTCTGCAACGAAGCCTACTACTTCACCCCCGATCAGATGCAGGAGATCCTCGAGGCCGCGCTGTGACCTGGGTCACCTGCCAGGCGGGGAAAGTCGCAGGGTGGTGAGGAGGGAGTGCACCGCCTCCCGTTCCACTTCCTCGAATCCGGCGGGGCAAGTGTAGCTGCAGAAGACGAGGTTCCCGGGAATCGTAGCGACCGCGACCAGCCAGTAGGTGGTCTCGGCCGCCCCCGGATCCTCGTCTTCTTCGTCTTCCCCTTCGGAGAGATACTCGCACAGCGAGAGCGCCGCTCCGGAGGGGAGGGCGAGGTCCTCGATCTCGTCCTCCTCCAACTCGATGCCCTGGTCCTCGAGGAAGATGTACAGCTCTTCCGCGGGGTCGAGCTCCTCGTCCTCGTCCTGCTCGAAGGCGATGAGGTGAAGGAGCCCCACACCGTCATGTCCGGTGACGGCGACTCCCCCTTCCTCGTCTATTTCGGCAGTCCAGCCCTCCGGCAGCTCGAAGTCGAAGGCCGGATCCAGGGTAACGCGCACGTTCGAGTCTCCAGTGTTCCCGATCTCAGCCGCGCGTCCATCGGCGGCCCGGCAAGTTGGGGGCGCCGCGGTGGGGGAGGCAAGCAACGCCGCCCGGCGAGGCACACTTTCCGCCCCTCCCCCCAGGCCAACCCGCTCTGGCCGCCCGCTCCGCAGCGAAGGAAAGCGCGGGCAATTGGCCGGTCGAGAACGCCCTCGGTAAGCACGGGCTTGGATCAAATGTTTTCATAAAATGGAGATTGCGAGTCCCTCTTGCGAGGGGCTAACCGGTTGACATACAACGGATAAGCGGTTAGTTTGGCGCTCGTTGTATTTTGCGGGAACGTCGGGTGTGGGCGGCCGGTACGGCGTGCGCGCCCGGGCTCAAGCAAGGAGGTAATGTCCGTGTTTCGACGAAACACGAACTTATCGACGCCGCATCGTGCCCATCGGCCGGGGGAGGGGATTCCGCAGCTTCTCCGTCGGCCCGTGGTGCTCGCGCTGCTGCTGATGACGGCCGGAGTTCAGATGGCCGCAGTGTGGAGCCGGCACGACGCCGCCGATGACGCCGCGCTGCTCGCCCCGGTGATGGTGAAGCCGGAAGAGCCGACTGTCTCGGAGCTCTGGGCGAGGCAGGCCACGGCGCGCGAGGCACGGCGTATCGCTGAGAAGTACCGGTTGGAGGGGTTCGCCCTCTCGAATGATCTGGTGAACTCGATCACCGAGGCGGCGCTGAAGCACGGCATCGACATCGACCTCGCCTTCGGGCTGGTCCGAGCCGAGAGCTCCTTCCGCACGTCGGCCACCAGTCCAGTAGGTGCGGTGGGGCTCACCCAGCTGATGCCGTCCACCGCGCGCTGGCTCAAGCCGGGGGTCAGCCGCACTGCGCTGCGTGATCCCAAGACGAACCTCGATCTCGGGTTCCGCTACCTGCGCTATCTGCTCGAGAAGTACGACGGCAACGTGAAGCTCGCCTTGCTCGCGTACAACCGGGGCCCCGGCACGGTGGATCGTGCGCTGCAGCGAGGGCGCGACCCTGACAACGGCTACGCCGCTTTCGTGCAGGGGAAGAAGAACCACGGGCACAAGCTCTTCACCGAGTAGGGCCCGCGGGCATCGTAGAAGGAAAACGCCGAAGGGCACGATCGACCGGATCCTCCCTGGTCGATCGTGCCCTTCGCGTCTTTCGCGCTATCGGACGCTCGTCCTACAGACCCGAGAGCTCCCGGTTGCGCTCGATGTACTCGGACCACTCGGGCGGCACGTCGGTATCGGGGAAGATGGCCTGCACCGGGCACTCGGGCTCGCAGGCACCGCAGTCGATGCACTCGTCGGGGTTGATGTAGTACATATCCTCCGCCTCGTAGATGCAATCGACCGGGCACACCTCCACGCAACTCGCGTCTTTGGTGCCGATGCAGGGTTCCGTGATGACGTACGTCATGACAATCTCCGTAGACCTGAATATCCGCCGCTGGGGTTGATCAGAAAGTGTGGCAGGAGGATAACGAGCCCTCTATCGATCCACAATGGGTCTCCCCCACCAAAATGCTTGCAGCACCGACGATTGTGGCATCGGTCACAATCCGTTGTCAGGAGCCCGTCCGGATCTCCGCGGAGGTGGCGTATCAGCCTTCCTCGGACCGCCGAAGGCTACGCATCCGCAGTGCGAGGTAGCGTAGCCGCCGTTGGTTGAGAGGGAGCTCGAACTCTCCTTCGCGGGCCGTGTTGTCCCGCAGTCCCCCCGCCGTCTCCACCAGCTCCACGATCTGCTCCCGCTCGAGCGCGTTCAGACACCCGAGCCCCTCCACCGGAGTCCGAGGCGAGCGCTCCACCTGGAGCGCCGCTCGGGCGAAGGAGATGAACATGGAACAGGCCTCGGGGCAGGGCACCCGCTCTGCTTCACCCGGAGCCTCGGCGTCCTTGCGCTCCGGCTGCAGCTCTTCAGCCTCGCTCCCGGGGATCCCTTCCGAGTCCAGGGGTGTGGGTTCCTCCGGACTCATCCCCCACGCGACTCGTCGCAGGCACACCGCGTCATTGCAGCAGGCACGTACCGCGTCGCGGACCGCGTCGGGCGGGAGCAAGCGCACTGCGGAGTAGATGCCGCTCTGCCGACCGGCCGTCTCGGACCAGTGCGTGACCCGCAGGGTTCCCTCGCGCCCGGCGTGCCAGTGGGGCACCGCCGCCGGATAGAGGTAGTCCAGGACGGTCCAGAGGCCGCGCTCGTCCAGCCCTTCGAAGCACCAGCCTCCCTGCAGATTCGGGCTGGTCTTGAGAGGTCGGTGCGCGCCGTCCGCGGTCGTCTGCGCCAGAATTCGCGCCTGGAACGGGTCGCCGTAGGAGGTCAGTTCGGAGGTCGGCCGCCCGCGGTCCGCGACATGGCGCACAGTGAAGCGCTCCCCGTTCGGCTGTAGGTGGACCTGCAGGAAGACGCGACCCTCCCCGCCCGCGCTCCGGACCCAATCGACCAGCGCACGTCGGGCCGCGGCGACCCCTGACGGCGCGTGGGAACCCCGTACTGTCGATGCTTCAGACACCTGCTACCTCTCGATCGCCCGAGACAGGTCGACGCGGAATCGCCGCGCCCGCCTCCCGGGCGCGCTGGAGGATGATCTCTGCCACCTCCGGGAAGGTCCCCACCGGCGCCGCGTAGTGGACGCGCCGACCGGCCACTTCGGTCATGGACGAGATGGTGGGGCGATTGATGCCCAGGTCGTCGGGGATCGTCTCCTGGGTGTGCCACCCCTCCGCGACAAAGAAGGGAACCAGCACCACCTCCCGATCGTCCATGGCCGCGAGCACGTCGCCTACCGCCGGTTCCTGGTCGAGAAACCCCGCCTCCACTCGCCCGAATAGGCCAAGGTCGCGAGCTTCTCGGGTCACCCGATAAATGATCTCCGCCGAATTGGAGTTCCGCTCCGTCCCGTGCCCGATGATGATGAGGCCCGCCCCGGCAGCCTCCTCATCGGAAAGGCCCGCCGTCTCCTCCGCGCGCTGCAGGATCATACGGGTCATCCACGGGTGCGTGCCCACGGGAGGACAGTAGTGGACCGTGCGTCCGTTCAGCCGGGTCTCCGAGGGCGCGGGGCCGTCGAGCCCGAGCTCGCGCGGAATCACCTCCTCGGTGAAGTAGCCTTCGGAGATGAAGAGGGGCACCACGTAGATCGAGTCCGACTCTACCAGGTCGAAGATCTCCCGCATCGAGGGCTCCTCCTTCCAGAAGCACTCGCGCACCTCGTCGAAGATCCCCATCCGCCGGATGGCCTCCGCGTGCCGATATACCGGCGCACTCGAGTCAGCGCTCAGGTGCGAGCCGTGCCCGATGATGATGAGAGATTGCATCTGGATGATGGCTGATAGCCTATAGCCTCCTACTTCCCCACCAAGAGCTCCACCGTTGCCTCCTGCGCGCGCGAGAGCTTCGCGGGGAGACGCACCACGAGCGGCGGTTGCCGCACCGAGGTGGGGAGGTGGAGGATGAGATCCTCGAGCGGCGCGTCGGCCCCGGTTGGCCGCGAGCGGCCGGTCGTGTCAATGCGCACCGGGTAGCCGTCCCGGAGCCGTTGCGCCAACCGCAGACCGTATTCCGTCCACTCCCGCACCGGGTCGGAGTCCGGTTGCGCCACCGTAGGCACGAGCTGCTGCTCGAAGTATTCCAGCGCCTTGCGGAAGGCGGCTTCGTCGCGCGCGCGCAGCTCCCGGAGCCAGTTTCGATAGCGGCCCCGGGGATCCGGAAGGCCGGTCTGCTCCAGTGCGTCAGCGAGGCGACGATCGGCCTGCGCGCGGAGGTCGTCGTCTTCCCCCTCGGATTCCCGTGACATGAGGGGGAAAAGACCGTGCGGGAGGCGGCCAGTCAAGCCGTGGGTTGGCGGGACGGCACGGCGGTTGAATATTGGAGCAGTTCCCTGCATTCCCTATCTGGAGGCGCGCATGGTTCAGGCCGGATACCCCAAGCCTGCGCTTGCGGGCGGTGCTTCGCAGGAGATCTTCGAGCTCTCCTGGGAACTCTTCGGCGAGCTGTGCCGCGCGCTGGCGCTGCGCGTTTACCGCGAGTACGACCCGGACGTGGTGGTCGGGATCGCCACCGCAGGGGTCATCCCCGCGGCGGTGATCGCGGATATCCTCCAGGTCGACTTCTACAGCCTGAAGATAACGCGCCGCGCCGAAGGGGACCGTCCGGAGCTCCTCTCCACCGCGCCGCCCCAGGTGAGGGGTCAGCGAGTTCTGCTGGTGGACGAGCTGACCACCAGCGGCGAGACCATGCGCCTCGCCCTGGCTACTCTGCGCGACGTCCTCCCCCTGGAGATCCGCACCGCCGCCTGCTTCTGCCGCCCCAACGGCTACCAGCCGGACTTCCACGCCCTCGTCACCGACGCCCTCATCGTCTTCCCCTGGGACCGCAAGGTCATCGAGGAGGGCGAGCTGGTGGTGCACCCCACCTATCGCGGAGTTGTGGAGGAGTAGCTGGTAGCGCTGCAGGAATTACGAATTACGAATTACGAATTACCAGCGGAGATGCAGCAGAACGGGCCGGCGTCCACTCGGACGCCGGCCCGTAATTACCCCCCAGCCGTCAGCCCCCCTTGGCCATGCTGTCGAGGAATTCCTTATTGTTCTTCGTCTTCTTCATGCGGCCGAGGAGGAACTCGATGGCCTCCGCGGGCGGCATGTCGGAGAGGAAGTTGCGCAGCAGGTAGACGCGGCTGAGCTCCTGCTCGTCGAGCAGCAGGTCTTCCTTCCGGGTGCCGGAGCGGTTGATGTCGATGGCGGGGAAGATCCGCTTGTCGGCGATGTGCCGGTCGAGGACGAGCTCCATGTTACCGGTGCCCTTGAACTCCTCGAAGATCACCTCGTCCATCCGGCTGCCGGTGTCCACCAGCGCCGTCGCGACAATGGTCAGGCTCCCGCCGCCGTCGATGTTTCGCGCCGCGCCGAAGAACCGCTTGGGCTTGTGCAGCGCGTTCGCGTCGACACCGCCCGAGAGGATCTTCCCGGAATGCGGCACCGTCACGTTGTAGGCCCGGGCCAGGCGCGTGATCGAGTCCAGCAGGATCACCACGTCGCGGCCGTGCTCGACCAGGCGTTTGGCCTTCTCCAGCACCATCTCGGCCACCTGCGTATGACGGTCGGCCGGCTCATCGAAGGTCGACGAGATCACCTCGCCACGGACGTTTTCCTCCATGTCCGTGACCTCCTCCGGTCGCTCGTCGATCAGGAGGATGATGAGGTGGATCTCGGGGTGATTCTCGGTGATGGCGTTGGCGATCTTCTGCATGAGGATCGTCTTACCCGCCTTGGGAGGGGCCACGATCAGACCGCGTTGCCCCTTGCCCAGCGGTGCCATCAGGTCCATCACCCGCATTGACAGGTCGCCGTCTTTCGTCTCCAAGCGGATCCGCTCATCCGGATAGCGGGGCCGCAGGTTATCGAAGGCGATGCGATGCTTGGCGCGGTCCGGATCGTCCCCGTTGACCTTCTCGACCTTCAGCAGCGCCAGGTAGCGCTCCCCCTCCTTGGGCGGGCGCACCTGTCCCAGGACCGTATCACCGGTCCGCAGGTCAAAGCGCTTGATCTGGCTGGGAGAGACGTAGATGTCGTCCGGGCCGTACAGGTAGTTCCAATCCTGAGAACGGAGGAAGCCGTAGCCCTCGGGGAGGACCTCGAGCACCCCTTCACCCCGCAGCACGACCTCTGAATCCAGGAGATTCTGCTCGATGCGGAAGATGAGGTCCTGCTTGCGGAGTCCTGAGTAGTTCGAGATGTTCAGGCCCTCCGCCATCTCGTGCAACTCGGCGATGGTTTTGGATTTAAGTGCGGATATGTCCACTCTCTGCTCCGAATCGTAATCTAGGGACGCGGCCTACCCCATCGGGGAGACCGATCACAGTGCACTGC
This genomic stretch from Longimicrobiaceae bacterium harbors:
- a CDS encoding DR2241 family protein, with translation MSEASTVRGSHAPSGVAAARRALVDWVRSAGGEGRVFLQVHLQPNGERFTVRHVADRGRPTSELTSYGDPFQARILAQTTADGAHRPLKTSPNLQGGWCFEGLDERGLWTVLDYLYPAAVPHWHAGREGTLRVTHWSETAGRQSGIYSAVRLLPPDAVRDAVRACCNDAVCLRRVAWGMSPEEPTPLDSEGIPGSEAEELQPERKDAEAPGEAERVPCPEACSMFISFARAALQVERSPRTPVEGLGCLNALEREQIVELVETAGGLRDNTAREGEFELPLNQRRLRYLALRMRSLRRSEEG
- a CDS encoding lytic transglycosylase domain-containing protein, with translation MSVFRRNTNLSTPHRAHRPGEGIPQLLRRPVVLALLLMTAGVQMAAVWSRHDAADDAALLAPVMVKPEEPTVSELWARQATAREARRIAEKYRLEGFALSNDLVNSITEAALKHGIDIDLAFGLVRAESSFRTSATSPVGAVGLTQLMPSTARWLKPGVSRTALRDPKTNLDLGFRYLRYLLEKYDGNVKLALLAYNRGPGTVDRALQRGRDPDNGYAAFVQGKKNHGHKLFTE
- a CDS encoding ferredoxin family protein produces the protein MTYVITEPCIGTKDASCVEVCPVDCIYEAEDMYYINPDECIDCGACEPECPVQAIFPDTDVPPEWSEYIERNRELSGL
- the hslO gene encoding Hsp33 family molecular chaperone HslO, whose translation is MTSDYMVRATALGGKVRAFSMSGTGLVEELRRRHDTSPVVTAAIGRTAMGALLLAAASLKEAHQVLTVDVRGGGPAGRILATATGLGEVRGLVGNPHAHAESIRPGKLNVRGVVGTNGYLAVTKDLGMREPYSGMVELLSGEIGDDLAHYLVRSEQTPSAVGVGVFVVPEGFVEAAGGFLVQLLPGLSEAEAAQIEEEIAKLPHPTRLIRDGLSPEEILKRIFGDEVEPLDRYPVRFACPCSRERFQAAIVTLGSEEIERIIAEEENDRTEVVCHFCNEAYYFTPDQMQEILEAAL
- a CDS encoding phosphoribosyltransferase family protein; this encodes MVQAGYPKPALAGGASQEIFELSWELFGELCRALALRVYREYDPDVVVGIATAGVIPAAVIADILQVDFYSLKITRRAEGDRPELLSTAPPQVRGQRVLLVDELTTSGETMRLALATLRDVLPLEIRTAACFCRPNGYQPDFHALVTDALIVFPWDRKVIEEGELVVHPTYRGVVEE
- a CDS encoding CbiX/SirB N-terminal domain-containing protein, which encodes MQSLIIIGHGSHLSADSSAPVYRHAEAIRRMGIFDEVRECFWKEEPSMREIFDLVESDSIYVVPLFISEGYFTEEVIPRELGLDGPAPSETRLNGRTVHYCPPVGTHPWMTRMILQRAEETAGLSDEEAAGAGLIIIGHGTERNSNSAEIIYRVTREARDLGLFGRVEAGFLDQEPAVGDVLAAMDDREVVLVPFFVAEGWHTQETIPDDLGINRPTISSMTEVAGRRVHYAAPVGTFPEVAEIILQRAREAGAAIPRRPVSGDREVAGV
- the rho gene encoding transcription termination factor Rho: MDISALKSKTIAELHEMAEGLNISNYSGLRKQDLIFRIEQNLLDSEVVLRGEGVLEVLPEGYGFLRSQDWNYLYGPDDIYVSPSQIKRFDLRTGDTVLGQVRPPKEGERYLALLKVEKVNGDDPDRAKHRIAFDNLRPRYPDERIRLETKDGDLSMRVMDLMAPLGKGQRGLIVAPPKAGKTILMQKIANAITENHPEIHLIILLIDERPEEVTDMEENVRGEVISSTFDEPADRHTQVAEMVLEKAKRLVEHGRDVVILLDSITRLARAYNVTVPHSGKILSGGVDANALHKPKRFFGAARNIDGGGSLTIVATALVDTGSRMDEVIFEEFKGTGNMELVLDRHIADKRIFPAIDINRSGTRKEDLLLDEQELSRVYLLRNFLSDMPPAEAIEFLLGRMKKTKNNKEFLDSMAKGG